The genome window ctgaaatttCATTTGTCAACCCATGCCCTTCAAGGTTGTATCAAGCCATGTGCCTTAACTGCTCATACATGAAAAGACCTCATCTAAAGTTGTCAAGGTTAAATTCCGTGGAGTGTACACTTGTTCACTTCAAATACCTTCAGTTAAAATATAGGTGGTGCTTCCCAATCAAGAGCTGTTATAGGTTGAGGGAAACCCTTGCTATGAAAGCCTCAGGACATCCCCAGCTGTCAGCCAAGGGGTCCTCCGATCAATCTGAGCAGTTTTTGAGTAGCAGTAAGGGACAGGATGTGAAACAGACAAACTTTGTCAACTTAAAATACCTCATGCAAGTCATGCAATAAAAATACTGCACAAAAGGCCAATAAGATCATACCACTGTCACACCTTGGAAAACCAAACATGTTCAATTTTGACAACTATATTACATTTGTAAAGAAACAAAGGTCACAATTTTGTATCCCTCATTCCATTAGCACAGGCAGAGTCCTCTACCTAGGGGCCCTGTCACTCCGACACTgtaggttgaaataaaccgaaatttccctttaatctgGGGAGAGTTATTTTTATTAGACTTAGTATGTCTGCAGTAATAAACGTTATGAGTACTTACTTGATCTGTTTAGCATGTATGCCTTTTTTTGTCTGGGACCTACTGCACTTTAACTCTGGCAGCCTAGTATTTGAAACAGTGTCACACTGGAGAAGGGCCTTTCAGAACTTCACAAGGACACAGTTACTCGAGGCATCCAGTTTTCATTAAAGGAGTAAATGTGTCATTGTGAAGTTCTGAAAGGCCCTTCTCCAGTACCGTGTAAACGACTTTGCCTGCACAAGTAGAACCAGAGTTACAGTATCATAACCTTCATTACAGTAGACGctggacaacataaacaaaccGCGCATTATGGTTAGTGCAGAACTGCCCAGCACCTAGTCACTCACActgtaaagtaaagtaaagtaaaaaagtaaaatgaaaaatcTATGTATCCACAATCAGCACTAATGTCCTACCATGATGGATAACCTTAAAGAATTCTCACCCTTCCCTCACATGTACCACCCTTCTGACACAAACCCATATTTACAATAACCAACAAACCACTCTTCTCAGTATGGAAAGAAACTTTGAATCACTCATCTAACACATCTTTGTAGGGAGGGTTGACCAGATTTTTGGGCTGTCTTGTCATGTCTTGATAAAAATGGTTAATAGGAGACAAACTTTTTTCTACATATTCTGGGGTGCTGAAGCTGAAATGTGCTAATCTGCACTTATTTTTGAGTCATCATTTCACACTTTGTATTTTGTACACTCCACAGGAAGATGTCCATTTGTAATTACAGATAAATAGGGGCCTTAAGTTCCCTCTCAACAAGAGTCTGAACATGTTACAATACACACAGAATTCTTATTTCTTCATAATATGCATTAAAGTCATATGCTCTgtgtatttatatgtatttattatctTGTACACTGTTCAACAATTGCAGTGCTGCAGTATCATTTGCATACAACCATTATGACCCATTTCAAttgaaatgtgaaataaatcataatttgtcaaattatttttacataatATTCAACATTGAATAGAaatctcaaatgttttcaaagaatAATTTATGACAAattacttcttttcttttcccatTAGATATTGTTTTGTATTCTTCTCTGGCTTCAGTAAAATAATGTAACATTTTGGaacaaacaggcaaaacaacaaGCCAAAGCTGGAAGCTAGAATGGCAAATGACTCCACTGCATCTGCATAATTCCCAGGGGAACTGATATAAGCAGGGATGAATGCTAGCCACACGGCACAGAAGATCAGCATGCTAAAAGTGATAAACTTGGCCTCGTTGAAGTTTCCCGGCAACTTACGCGCCAAAAAAGCCAGTACAAAGCACAGACAAGCCTGTAGACCTATATATCCCAGAACGCACCAGAATGCCAGGCTGGAGCCCACACTACACTCCAGTATGATCTTTGAGCGTTTGTATTGTGTATTTCGGGATGGGAAAGGGGGAGCATCAATGAGCCAGGCAGTACAGATAACCACTTGAACCAGAGTGCAGCTGAAGATAATGACCCTCTGTTGCTTAGGCCCCAGCCACGTCATGATGTTGTCCCCTGGCCTGGTGGCAGTGAAAGCAGCCAACACCACCAGAGTCTTCCCCAGGATGCAGGAAATGCAGAGTGAAAATGTGATGCTAAAGGCAGTGTGACGCAGCATGCACGACCAAGTTGTTGGCTCACCAATGAACACCAGggaacacaggaaacacagagtcAGAGCAAACAGGATAAAGTAACTAAGTTCAGAGTTATTCACACGTACAATGGCAGTGTTTCTATGGTAGAAAAATACTGCAAAGACAGCTACAGTGAGGCAGGCACCCACCACAGTGATGACTGTCAGGGCTATACCCAAGGAATCATAGTCCAGGAACTCCACCTTCTTGGGGATGCAGgctgttctgttgttgtttgacCAGAAGTCCTCAGGGCAAAATATGCACTCTATTGAATCTAAAGGAAAAACCATTTGAAAAAATGTAGCTCAAATATTCAGCACACAAATATTGCCTGATGGTACTAGAATATATTAGATTTGAATTGTGCCTTTTGTTGCTTGGCTTTAAGCTCACTTGTCTGATTGCTAATTTTGCCACTGTCACATGGTACACAATCAAAGCAGCAAACAGGTTCCCCACGACGGACAGCCTTCCGAAACCCTGGAAGACAGCTAGCACTGCACATAGACACTGGTACCTAGGAAGACATAACATCTTTCaactctgcagtgtgaaagtaGTGTTAGGGGGAGAAAATGTAATTGCTAAAGCCATTTTCTCAGTAGATGTATGATATCCATATAAAGTGCATTTCATATAATACGATGGAAACAATTGACTATGGCTGTAGAATATTTACTTGTCATACAAATAATTCAATAGTTACTTTTAGGAATTAACATGGTTGGAGAAAAATACTCAAAGATAGCTGCCTGTTAgaaataacatgttttattctcataattaccaatgttttatttatttattcattattattattatcattttgattttattttaacagaatTCCACCACAAGGAACACAACAGGAAGTGTTAAATCACCAAACATGTCATAATGTATGGCAGGTTTTGCATTTTGACTGTTAACTGTATGAATGCAAAGTAACTCACATCAGATCCAGCTCATCCTGCCCAACTGACTTACCTCCACCTCAATCTACAGACCTTCAACAGTTGGCATCTGATGTAGGTAAAAACACAGTGTGAGCAGCTTGCCTCACTCTGATGCCCTGCCCACATTATCCGGTTCTCCTGGATCACTAGCTCTTGCCCGGCAGGCTTGGTTCCATCAAACAACCCCACGCTGACAAATTCAATGTTCCCGCCTGTGCCTCTCTGCCAGTTGAGAATATCATAATAGGGTATGGTGTCGCCCTTCAGATCAAAGTTCACCTCCTCCCCAGCAATGTTAAATGCCACTTCCTGAAGGTAGTACTGGAGCTTGAAAATTGATAGATCATATGAAGTACTCATAAAAAAGAATCAAACAATGTTTACAGTGCaataacagtaaaaagaaataaaatataccTGCCAGGGGTGTATGTTGTTGCTTTGAGCACATGAGTTGTTTTGGAAAGGGCCACTGCCTGGTTGACAGAGAAGGAGGTTGTGCAAGGAATGAGCAATTGCATATACAGCTTTATAGACATTATAAGCCACTCTAGGGCTGGATGTATTCGTGTAGGCTGAATGCTGCTCCAACAGAGACTCCTGCCCTGAGCAGGGCGGCAACTGGGAGCCAGGTGACAAAGAAGGGCTGCAACCATACAGGGCCTCCCACAGCTCCTTAACTAGGACATTATTGGGATACATCTGAGGGTTGACTGTCTGCAGATAGTCACTGAGTCTGGAGATATGACCTTTTCTGATGGCAAACCCAATGGTGCCCCCTAGGTAGGGGTAATACTCATTCCCTGTAAAGATAGATGCTGTGACCCAGGCCTCGCTAGCCACCCACTGGATTCCAGTGATGTTTTGTGTCATATAGTCTCTCAAGAATGGTGCCATCTCTCCCTCGCCTGAGAATACCACCACCACTTTTGCTAAAGAGCTATGCATCACCTTTACAAGGGGCATGTGATGGAGTGGGTAAAAATTCcacaagaaagagagaaggcAAAAAAAGCAggttaaaattatttaattatttaattaaaactATAATGTGAATTAATTGCATGGTTTTCCTATGTCACTAAATGTGGAATTGAACATTTCTAAATCTGGCAACAGCTAGTGatattaataaaacaaacaaaaaaaaaaacactgtggcAAACAGCAATGCCACCTCCCCCTCCACTCCAAGGATCCAACCTTGGAAAACTAAGACAAATGGGCTGAAAGCAAGACATAGACTATAGCAAATTTCACCATGATTGTATGATTTGTATGACATAATAATTCAACAATTCGCCACCATGGTATGCCAATTTAATGGTACTGATGTATAGCACCCACTGTAAAGGGGTCTCAAGGTGATTTAAACTCCCCTATGTAATACAACGTAGCTCAGCATGTCTTTTAATCTACCTGCATGATCTCCAGAGCCCTCTGGCGACTGTAGAGCAGAGGGATCATTTCTTGGTATGCTACACACACTGCAGTACCCTGTAATTCTCTTAGTAAACCTTGGACAGCGAAGCGCCCATATTCATGGTCCCCGCGCACCAGCCCAACCCAAGTCCAGTTGAAGCGTACAAGCAGCTGAGCAATGGCTTTCACCTGggttcaacaaaaatgaatacaaGTTAAGTTGGTCTCAGATGGTttttaaaaagagttaactgataattgtaatattgtgtttattaatattattgtaatattatgtATTCAGTTATTTAGTCAGACAACACATAAATATATTACAACttaaagaaatgtctttttactGTGACAGCACTCTAAAATGATCAaccctttttttatttgaggCCAAACTCTCACTTGATAGTCATCATTAGGAATTACTCTGAAGAAGGTGGGATATTTTCTTCTGTCAGTGAGACATGCACATGAAGAAAAGTAGCTGATCtgtgtgaaaagaaaaaatccagagtatagtaaaacacataatagggtaacatgctaatgttttggGGGAATTACAGGGGAAGATAGTCATCATTACCATTGGGATTCTGAATGGTCGCAAGATTCTTGACACCACAATAGACTCAGCAGAGCCAGATTCCCCAATTACagcaaggagaggagaggcacGTTTACACATAGGAGAGTCTTCCTCCCTCAGCCCGTTCAAGACAGCCAAAGAAGCTCTCTGAGCAGTCAGTAGATATGCACAGGAATCAAAGATTTTGTACCCAAGGGTGAAATTGGGCAATAGCTCTGCACTCTCGTTTATCTCCTCTATCGCCAGCCTCATAGTCTGAGCCCAGCGGAAAGCCTTAGGATCAAAGCTGTAGCCCAGCAGACACAGATGCACATCAGTCAgtaagaactgaagaagcttcttgcaTGAAAAGCAAAATGCCTTCAAGAAACCCAAGtgagtccagttgcctacaatatagcacttcgAATTTTCTAATATGTTACCGAGATGTGTCCTTGGTAATGCTTTATTTTACAGGTGATTTCCAAGATGTTAATTCAAAGAGTCATGTAATTTGGAACAAATTTAAGCCAACAATAGATACAGTGTCCAATTGGTACATTTCCAAGTTATCAATTCACATTAACTACTTGACTAATGTCGAGCAAATTCCAATGTTCCAAATACAAATAGTACCAAATTACATAGTTCTTTCCAGTAAACTTATTAGGAAATTATTTGCAAAGTACTATGGAATCACACACCCATAAAATAAAGCATTACCACGACTAATTGATTgcatctctctttctttttattttctggaaCCTAAATCTCTATTCAAACTCAAAGAGCAAGTCAGTTTAAGCCATAACTGTTTATATTAATGTTTTCTAACATGTCAAGCTAAATTATCACTGTGTAGCATACTGCAATCATAGTCATACGCTGCATAATCTCTTCATTAAAACAAGAGTTGtgcaaacaaatgtgtttgtaCAACAATCAAACACCTTTTTTATTGTACACAGTAGGTTAAACACATCCACTATGATTTCTACATCTCTCAAACTCACCCATTGCACTTTACTGGCGGTGGACTGTAGGTGCAGTTTAGATCTGGCATCTCCTGGTTATAGTGAAAGGTGAAGATACCCCCAATGATAAAGTCACCTTTGGCCACAAATCCTGGCTGAAAGCTGTTCTGAAGTGTGCACACTTTGGATGGAGATAGTGGTGGAGAGGTGAAGCTGGACATTGGCTTATACATTGTAgagaagacacagagagagtaaagcaaggtaaacaacacaCGTAGAGTCATATTGTCAAATTTCTCCAAAGAGGGGGAAGAGAGCCGAGAGCAAGAAATTAACaagttatatacagtatgtgaccCTCTCAATCTTGCATTTTATTAACAACAGAGTGACGTTGGATCAGCAGCCCCACctgatttgttttccagtgtGAGTTAATGCAGACTGAatgatgaaaattaaaaaaaaagggaacacaacaaaaagaaaaaaaaactgtctacTCAAATTCCACTTCATTGGGCATACctaattaaaacaaatacagtatgtgtaatccaaatgcaaatgcaaatagtTTGTGCAAATAAATTGCACGTCACTTTATAAATTTGAGCCCATCCACCTCAATAAgcctgtccacactgaatccaaaactttatcttttttttgtagtgcggtcttttttttttcactttttaccCCTATTTTTGCAAATTCAGATGCTGATGAAAACAAGTCAACCAATAAAATGATGACTTTTGCTCATGTGATCAATAGTATTCCTCTGATGTCAATATCATAAATCTCTTTATACTGTCACACAACAATATGGATATTGATCTTGCAAAATagtgttacttttgacaaataaaatgaaggTTATAAAGACAACAGTTGTAATCTCCTTACAACCGTAAGTATTTTTGTTCCATGAACCAGGAATGTACCCTGAGACTTTTTAAGAGAGAGAAATTTTAAGAGACTTAACAGCTAATCTGACCATTTTAGAGTAGTTTGAAATAAAAATCTTACATCAGggattttcaaagttttgatgacCAAATGACATTTTAGGGAGTCAACATATGACTAAGGGCCACACAGGAAAAGTGCACACCAACATATCATACAACCATGCCTTAGACATCCTAGAAAAATGCACACTCCACGTTTTGCATGATATCCTATAAATTTGTGCACAACGAATGATGTTGAATGCGTAACATAAAATTACgttaaaaaacataaagttatgtCAGTTAGGTTTAAGCTATGTTACTTTGGTTAGGTCTAGGAAAAGTAACATGAATACTCAAAGTTCATACGGTTCCAAACACTGATCTACTGGGGAAATGCCTCGGGGAAAAAAGCCTGTGTTTtctgacccattcaccaccccagCCTGCCTCCTAAGAGAGGCTGCCTCCTTTTTGACTCCTGTTGGCACATAGGTCACTTGATTATTGCCTTTCAAATGGGGCCTCTAGACTTCTAATAAGAATCCCAAAATGACCCCCAAAGTGAGAGAGGTTGCCAAGATAAAGTTATTTGATGTGGACACTGTCCATTTCGATTTTGCTTGCATTCAAAAACTGGGGGGCTGCTGATTGGGATCCTGAGCATTTAGAGAGGGCGAAAGGTACAGAGGGTTGCATGGCTTGATGAGAATGATTGATAGGAGGCCAGATTTTTTTCTACATATTCTGGGGTGCTGAAGCTAAAATATGGATGCACTTATTTTTGAGTCATAATTTCACGTCATGTATTTTGTACATTCCACACGTAGATGTATTTGTAATTACAAATAAATAGGGCTTAAAAGTAACAGAAAATCCCATTATGAATTATTTAAAATTGACAGCATCATATTTCACCAAAAAAGCTTTAAGGGAGCATATGGTATTTTATTGACTCATTTATTCATggaaatctgtgtttctctacAAACTATTAAGTAGTAACTGAAAATCATCATACAATTTTGCCTTTAATTCCCTTTAGGAAGAGCCTGGTAAtgttacaacacacacaaatcattattttttcaaaatatacacTGAAGTGCTATGCACTGTGTATTTATAcgtatttattttcttgtacaCTTTTCAACAATTGCAGTGCTGCAGTATCATTTGCATGCAACCATTACAACCCATGTCAACACAAACCCGAAATAAATCATAATTTGTCAAACAAATTATACATAATATTCAACATTGAATAGAAATCTCAAATATATTCAAAGATTAATTCACAGCATgttacttcttttcttttcccatTAGATGTTGTTTTGTATTCTTCTCTGGCTTCAGTAAAATAATGTAACATTTTGGaacaaacaggcaaaacaacaaGCCAAAGCTGGAAGCTAGAATGGCAAATGACTCCACTGCATCCGCATAA of Epinephelus lanceolatus isolate andai-2023 chromosome 4, ASM4190304v1, whole genome shotgun sequence contains these proteins:
- the LOC117259893 gene encoding extracellular calcium-sensing receptor-like translates to MYKPMSSFTSPPLSPSKVCTLQNSFQPGFVAKGDFIIGGIFTFHYNQEMPDLNCTYSPPPVKCNGFDPKAFRWAQTMRLAIEEINESAELLPNFTLGYKIFDSCAYLLTAQRASLAVLNGLREEDSPMCKRASPLLAVIGESGSAESIVVSRILRPFRIPMISYFSSCACLTDRRKYPTFFRVIPNDDYQVKAIAQLLVRFNWTWVGLVRGDHEYGRFAVQGLLRELQGTAVCVAYQEMIPLLYSRQRALEIMQVMHSSLAKVVVVFSGEGEMAPFLRDYMTQNITGIQWVASEAWVTASIFTGNEYYPYLGGTIGFAIRKGHISRLSDYLQTVNPQMYPNNVLVKELWEALYGCSPSLSPGSQLPPCSGQESLLEQHSAYTNTSSPRVAYNVYKAVYAIAHSLHNLLLCQPGSGPFQNNSCAQSNNIHPWQLQYYLQEVAFNIAGEEVNFDLKGDTIPYYDILNWQRGTGGNIEFVSVGLFDGTKPAGQELVIQENRIMWAGHQSEVPVSMCSASCLPGFRKAVRRGEPVCCFDCVPCDSGKISNQTNSIECIFCPEDFWSNNNRTACIPKKVEFLDYDSLGIALTVITVVGACLTVAVFAVFFYHRNTAIVRVNNSELSYFILFALTLCFLCSLVFIGEPTTWSCMLRHTAFSITFSLCISCILGKTLVVLAAFTATRPGDNIMTWLGPKQQRVIIFSCTLVQVVICTAWLIDAPPFPSRNTQYKRSKIILECSVGSSLAFWCVLGYIGLQACLCFVLAFLARKLPGNFNEAKFITFSMLIFCAVWLAFIPAYISSPGNYADAVESFAILASSFGLLFCLFVPKCYIILLKPEKNTKQYLMGKEKK